One segment of Brassica napus cultivar Da-Ae chromosome C3, Da-Ae, whole genome shotgun sequence DNA contains the following:
- the LOC125583380 gene encoding probable protein phosphatase 2C 66 — translation MVEENPELALMGSCVLVTLMKGEDVYVMNVGDSRAVLARKPNVVVGSKRQKELERIKEVREMFMNGSIMRNSLVPLQLNKENSTRIEEPKWNDALLEMFRIDYIGTSPYITCSPSLCHHKLTSRDKFLILSSDGLYEYFSNQEAIFEVESFISAFPEGDPAQHLIQEVLLRVLPTNMIWIFMNCWKYHKEIVGGIMMISL, via the exons ATGGTTGAAGAGAATCCTGAATTGGCATTGATGGGATCATGCGTTCTCGTGACGTTGATGAAAGGAGAAGATGTTTATGTCATGAATGTTGGAGATAGTCGAGCGGTTTTAGCGAGGAAGCCTAATGTGGTGGTTGGGAGCAAGAGGCAGAAGGAGCTGGAGAGAATCAAGGAAGTTAGAGAAATGTTTATGAATGGATCAATAATGCGTAATAGTTTGGTTCCTCTACAGCTTAACAAGGAAAATAGCACACGTATTGAAGAG CCTAAATGGAACGATGCACTTTTAGAGATGTTCAGGATCGACTACATTGGGACATCACCGTACATCACATGCTCTCCATCTCTATGTCATCATAAGCTAACGTCACGTGACAAATTCTTGATCCTCTCTTCGGATGggttgtatgaatatttctctaaccaagaagccattttcgaggTTGAATCTTTCATCTCTGCTTTTCCTGAAGGTGATCCAGCTCAACACTTGATTCAGGAGGTCCTCCTACGTGTGCTGCCAACAAATAtg atatggaTTTTCATGAACTGTTGGAAATACCACAAGGAGATCGTCGGAGGTATCATGATGATATCTCTGTGA
- the LOC111204677 gene encoding uncharacterized protein At4g02000-like, producing the protein MARCFSHMEKEKWLSSSPRQEKKAPIKIPAINRANLIDEHKFTLIGRVTNPAIQKTRGLVDFFLQHWQFVGSFTGIDLGTLLFQFTFESEQDLQAILSQAPYHFKRWMFILQRWEPIVSDQFPAFIPFSITIHGIPLHYWTKEALEAIGEGLGLVEATDVVKGRVRVHINGLKPLEKFLDISLEGETKQVELEYEKLDKHCFSCLSMSHEVKDPLKDYQPKYFRPELGNLPKTYVGTYRGKQKES; encoded by the coding sequence ATGGCTCGATGTTTCTCTCATATGGAAAAGGAAAAATGGCTCTCATCCTCCCCTCGACAAGAGAAGAAAGCCCCGATTAAGATCCCAGCCATTAATCGAGCAAATCTGATTGATGAACACAAGTTTACCCTCATAGGGAGAGTTACTAACCCTGCAATCCAGAAGACCAGAGGCCTTGTGGACTTCTTTCTCCAACATTGGCAATTTGTAGGCTCCTTTACAGGCATAGACCTTGGAACCCTACTGTTCCAGTTCACCTTCGAGTCGGAACAAGACCTACAAGCCATTCTATCCCAAGCACCTTACCACTTTAAAAGATGGATGTTCATCCTCCAGCGTTGGGAGCCCATTGTCTCTGACCAGTTCCCAGCCTTCATCCCCTTTTCGATAACCATTCATGGCATTCCCCTCCACTACTGGACTAAGGAGGCTCTAGAAGCCATTGGCGAAGGTCTAGGACTGGTTGAAGCTACTGATGTGGTAAAAGGAAGGGTTAGGGTCCATATTAATGGCCTCAAACCCCTGGAAAAGTTCCTCGATATTAGCCTAGAGGGTGAAACTAAACAAGTTGAGCTCGAATATGAGAAGCTTGACAAGCACTGCTTCTCATGTCTCTCTATGTCTCATGAAGTCAAAGACCCCCTCAAGGACTACCAGCCGAAATACTTCAGACCAGAACTTGGGAATCTCCCAAAGACGTACGTTGGAACGTATCGAGGAAAACAGAAGGAGAGCTGA
- the LOC111203903 gene encoding uncharacterized protein LOC111203903, whose amino-acid sequence MAVKTDMSKAYDRIEWDFLREVLTRFGFHSMWVSWIMECVSSVSYTFLINGAPQGGVLPSCGLRQGDPLSPYLFILCTEVLSGLCNQAQDRGTLAGIKVARGYPAINHLLFADDTMFFCRSDRDSCTELMSILNRYEAASGQCINRTKSAITFSFKTLPATKDNVKNALGIANEGGIGKYLGLSDDFGRKKRDIFSMIVDRIRQRAHSWSSKLLSGAGKLVLLKYVLVMIPSYAMSCFNLPQSLCKQIQSVLTWFWWDLKPEIRRLCWVSWEKLTMPKNAGGLGFCDIEHFNDALLAKLAWRLLKHPDSLLGQILLGKYCRQNDLLSCSSSGAMSHGWRGILAGREVIKRGLGWAVGTGKDINVWNENWLSTGEVSRPIGPPNFQDQDLTVQDLILPSTGEWNVSAIRAHLPQYEDTIRLLQPSAFEMQDTLVWLPEKSGSYTTKSGYALAKQHGTCQETEEALHHFNWKTCVWSIATSPKLKLFMWKLSHKALSVGDALVRRGINVNGECKRCGGRESEIHVFFHCPFAAKVWDLLPALQKSLSSTATIPQLLESSKHGAWDASSKKCGMGWTFKDKAGLLLAQGSDARGYVKSVLMAEALALKTAISAAIHLGFLNLRCLSDSSSLISLLTTDSSVTELQGILHDIRVLSSSLLSISFAFTPRASNVCADGLAKSALRLFVNSPPLIE is encoded by the exons ATGGCGGTCAAGACCGATATGAGTAAGGCCTATGACCGGATTGAATGGGATTTTCTTCGCGAGGTGTTGACAAGATTTGGATTTCACAGTATGTGGGTCTCTTGGATTATGGAGTGTGTCTCCTCCGTTTCTTACACGTTCCTGATCAACGGAGCACCTCAAGGAGGCGTGTTACCATCTTGTGGGTTACGGCAAGGAGACCCGTTGTCCCCGTACCTCTTTATCCTTTGCACGGAAGTCTTATCGGGCCTATGTAACCAGGCTCAAGACCGGGGTACTTTAGCGGGGATCAAGGTGGCTCGCGGATATCCGGCGATAAACCATCTCTTATTCGCAGATGATACGATGTTTTTCTGTAGATCGGACAGAGATAGTTGTACTGAACTGATGTCCATCCTTAACCGTTATGAAGCTGCCTCCGGGCAATGTATTAACCGGACCAAGTCTGCAATTACTTTCTCCTTTAAAACGCTCCCGGCCACCAAAGATAATGTGAAGAATGCCCTTGGGATTGCGAATGAAGGTGGCATTGGAAAGTACCTTGGCTTATCGGACGACTTTGGTAGGAAGAAACGGGATATCTTCTCAATGATAGTTGACCGGATCCGCCAAAGGGCCCATAGCTGGAGCTCCAAACTTCTCTCGGGGGCTGGAAAATTGGTCTTGCTAAAGTACGTCCTAGTTATGATACCGTCGTATGCGATGTCCTGCTTTAATCTTCCACAGTCCCTCTGTAAGCAGATACAATCAGTCTTGACTTGGTTTTGGTGGGACCTAAAACCGGAGATAAGGCGACTTTGTTGGGTATCATGGGAGAAGCTCACGATGCCGAAGAATGCTGGTGGACTAGGCTTTTGCGATATTGAACACTTCAATGATGCTCTCCTAGCAAAACTCGCTTGGCGCTTACTCAAGCATCCTGATTCGCTACTTGGCCAGATCCTATTAGGAAAGTATTGCCGACAGAACGATCTCCTCTCATGCTCTTCCTCGGGAGCCATGTCACACGGTTGGAGAGGAATTCTAGCTGGCCGAGAAGTAATTAAGAGGGGATTAGGCTGGGCAGTGGGCACAGGAAAGGACATCAATGTGTGGAATGAAAATTGGCTCTCAACGGGTGAAGTATCACGTCCCATTGGACCTCCAAATTTCCAAGATCAAGATCTGACGGTGCAAGACCTCATTCTTCCCTCAACGGGAGAGTGGAATGTTAGCGCCATAAGAGCCCACCTACCTCAGTATGAGGATACAATCCGACTGTTACAGCCTAGTGCCTTTGAGATGCAAGACACCTTGGTGTGGCTGCCTGAGAAGTCGGGATCATATACCACAAAGTCGGGTTATGCGCTGGCAAAACAACATGGTACTTGTCAAGAAACAGAAGAGGCTCTACACCACTTTAACTGGAAAACGTGTGTCTGGAGCATAGCAACATCTCCTAAGCTAAAGCTCTTTATGTGGAAACTATCACACAAAGCCTTATCGGTGGGTGACGCTCTGGTACGAAGAGGCATTAATGTCAATGGGGAGTGTAAGCGGTGTGGAGGAAGAGAAAGTGAAATCCATGTGTTCTTTCATTGCCCTTTTGCTGCAAAAGTGTGGGATCTCTTGCCCGCTCTTCAAAAGTCCCTCAGTTCCACTGCAACAATCCCACAACTTCTTGAAAGCAGCAAGC ATGGTGCTTGGGATGCAAGCTCGAAGAAGTGCGGGATGGGGTGGACTTTCAAAGACAAGGCGGGATTGCTTCTGGCGCAAGGTTCTGATGCAAGGGGCTATGTCAAATCCGTCCTAATGGCAGAAGCTCTAGCACTGAAGACTGCGATCTCGGCTGCAATCCATTTAGGCTTCCTCAACCTGAGGTGTCTTTCAGACTCTAGTAGTCTCATTTCTCTGCTCACTACAGATTCCTCTGTCACTGAGCTCCAAGGGATCCTCCACGACATCCGCGTGTTGAGTAGTTCCcttttatctatttcttttgCTTTTACGCCTCGAGCTTCAAACGTATGTGCGGACGGTTTAGCCAAATCAGCCCTACGTTTGTTTgtaaactctcctcctctaATTGAGTAA